In Roseisolibacter agri, one genomic interval encodes:
- the dtd gene encoding D-aminoacyl-tRNA deacylase produces the protein MRVLVQRVAHAEVRVADESGGVRVTGSIERGFLLLVGFTHADGDEQLDWMVDKVLGLRVFADADDRMNLALADVGGALLVVSQFTLYGDARKGKRPSFIDAARPELAIPLYERFVERLRARGPRVETGEFGAMMQVELVNDGPVTLWLER, from the coding sequence GTGCGCGTCCTCGTTCAACGCGTCGCGCACGCCGAGGTGCGCGTCGCCGACGAGTCGGGCGGCGTGCGCGTGACCGGGAGCATCGAGCGCGGCTTCCTGCTGCTCGTCGGCTTCACGCACGCCGACGGCGACGAGCAGCTCGACTGGATGGTCGACAAGGTGCTCGGCCTGCGGGTGTTCGCGGACGCGGACGACAGGATGAACCTCGCGCTCGCGGACGTCGGCGGCGCGCTGCTCGTCGTGTCGCAGTTCACGCTCTACGGCGACGCGCGCAAGGGAAAGCGGCCGAGCTTCATCGACGCCGCGCGGCCCGAGCTGGCAATCCCGCTCTACGAGCGCTTCGTCGAGCGGCTGCGGGCCCGCGGCCCGCGCGTCGAGACGGGCGAGTTCGGCGCGATGATGCAGGTGGAGCTGGTGAACGACGGCCCCGTGACGCTGTGGCTGGAGCGCTGA
- a CDS encoding sensor domain-containing diguanylate cyclase, whose translation MPAGAAGGQSSVPAVLPLAAVESVRPDVDTVTVAGRALVGSGVLHDRALYLSVATGGRGIWVYSRGAARLRVQPGDSLEATGVLHKYRGTLEVVASHVRLVPGPRTAMPAPREEPAGAASVVASEGLLVRVRGHVGAQGVSEGGRWLRLHRKADASGVPDSVTVWTPPAHQRAPDLHTLRVGDEVIVTGIAALYRDNPTDPPVAQLVPRGPEDITTVGIPRYWRELALRGLAALLVLGAAAWGIVRMATRRQARALRETEARYRQLLALSPDAVIVHDDERVLFANPAAARLLGAVDEHALAGRRLESFLGSEERAALAVAATVSQDPAQRPLGRRLRTRMKGPEGALVDAEVATSPCRFSDRDAAVLVARDIGPQLRYERELRELALLDELTGLHNRRGFLTFAEAELRRLRGSGRGAALLFADLDGLKRINDAHGHAAGDEALTAVAHALREVVGAQGLVARWSGDEFVALVHEPEGRGISEAGEVSRALSLLPGTLRADSAVAEAYEQRLRDALARRRSPHSPYVVSATVGAHHLPADGGETLAAALAAADAGLYRRRAKTRPAAVLAT comes from the coding sequence GTGCCCGCCGGGGCCGCGGGCGGGCAGTCGAGCGTCCCGGCCGTGCTCCCGCTGGCCGCCGTGGAGTCGGTGCGCCCCGACGTCGACACGGTGACCGTGGCCGGGCGCGCGCTGGTCGGTAGCGGCGTCCTGCACGACCGCGCCCTCTACCTCTCGGTCGCCACCGGCGGGCGCGGGATCTGGGTGTACAGTCGCGGCGCCGCCCGCCTGCGGGTCCAGCCGGGCGACAGCCTCGAGGCGACGGGCGTCCTGCACAAGTACCGCGGGACGCTGGAGGTGGTGGCGTCGCACGTGCGCCTCGTGCCCGGCCCGCGCACCGCGATGCCGGCGCCGCGCGAGGAGCCGGCCGGCGCCGCTTCCGTGGTCGCTTCGGAGGGGTTGCTGGTCCGCGTGCGCGGCCACGTGGGCGCACAGGGCGTGAGCGAGGGCGGCCGCTGGCTGCGCCTGCACCGGAAGGCGGACGCCAGCGGCGTCCCCGACTCGGTGACGGTGTGGACGCCGCCGGCGCACCAGCGCGCGCCCGACCTGCACACGCTGCGCGTCGGCGACGAGGTCATCGTCACCGGCATCGCGGCGCTCTACCGCGACAACCCGACCGACCCGCCGGTCGCGCAGCTCGTCCCCCGCGGTCCCGAGGACATCACCACCGTCGGCATCCCGCGCTACTGGCGCGAGCTGGCGCTGCGCGGCCTCGCCGCGCTGCTCGTCCTCGGCGCGGCGGCGTGGGGGATCGTGCGCATGGCGACCCGACGTCAGGCGCGCGCGCTGCGCGAGACCGAGGCGCGCTACCGGCAGCTGCTCGCGCTCTCGCCGGACGCGGTGATCGTGCACGACGACGAGCGCGTGCTGTTCGCGAACCCCGCCGCGGCGCGCCTGCTGGGCGCCGTCGACGAGCACGCGCTCGCCGGCAGGCGGCTGGAGAGCTTCCTCGGCAGCGAGGAGCGGGCGGCGCTCGCCGTCGCCGCGACGGTGAGCCAGGACCCCGCGCAGCGTCCGCTCGGCCGGCGGCTGCGCACGCGCATGAAGGGCCCCGAGGGGGCGCTCGTCGACGCGGAGGTCGCGACCAGCCCGTGCCGCTTCTCCGACCGCGACGCCGCGGTGCTCGTGGCGCGCGACATCGGCCCGCAGCTGCGCTACGAGCGCGAGCTGCGCGAGCTGGCGCTGCTCGACGAGCTGACGGGGCTGCACAACCGCCGCGGCTTCCTCACGTTCGCGGAGGCGGAGCTGCGCCGCCTGCGCGGGAGCGGCCGCGGCGCGGCGCTGCTCTTCGCCGACCTCGATGGGCTGAAGCGCATCAACGACGCCCACGGCCACGCCGCCGGCGACGAGGCGCTCACCGCCGTCGCGCACGCGCTGCGCGAGGTCGTGGGCGCGCAGGGGCTCGTGGCGCGGTGGAGCGGCGACGAGTTCGTGGCGCTCGTGCACGAGCCGGAGGGCCGTGGCATCAGCGAGGCGGGTGAGGTCTCGCGCGCGTTGAGCCTGCTCCCCGGCACGCTGCGCGCGGACTCCGCCGTCGCGGAAGCGTACGAGCAGCGGCTGCGCGACGCGCTGGCGCGCCGCCGCTCGCCACACAGCCCCTACGTCGTCTCGGCGACGGTCGGCGCGCACCACCTGCCGGCCGACGGCGGCGAGACGCTGGCCGCCGCGCTGGCCGCGGCCGACGCGGGGCTGTACCGCCGCCGCGCGAAGACCCGCCCCGCCGCCGTCCTCGCGACCTGA
- a CDS encoding Maf family protein, protein MTTPKAPRVVLASQSPRRRDLLDLIGVRHSVRPADVDESVRAGEAPDAYTERLAREKARAVAALEPQAYVVAADTTVVIDGEILGKPAHVAEAREMVRRLAGRTHEVFTGMAVRLEDGVGVREASAVERVRVTFRPLTDAEIAAYVATGEPMDKAGAYGIQGYGATIVERIDGDYFAVMGLSLVRTVALLREVGLQYEFGPLRVV, encoded by the coding sequence GTGACGACCCCGAAGGCCCCGCGGGTGGTGCTCGCGTCGCAGTCGCCGCGCCGCCGCGACCTGCTCGACCTGATCGGCGTGCGCCACAGCGTGCGCCCCGCCGACGTCGACGAGAGCGTGCGCGCCGGCGAGGCGCCCGACGCCTACACCGAGCGGCTGGCGCGCGAGAAGGCGCGCGCGGTCGCGGCGCTGGAGCCGCAGGCGTACGTCGTCGCGGCCGACACCACCGTCGTCATCGACGGTGAGATCCTCGGCAAGCCCGCGCACGTGGCGGAGGCGCGCGAGATGGTGCGCCGTCTCGCCGGCCGCACGCACGAGGTGTTCACGGGGATGGCGGTGCGCCTCGAGGACGGCGTCGGCGTGCGCGAGGCGAGCGCGGTGGAGCGCGTCCGCGTCACCTTCCGCCCGCTCACCGACGCCGAGATCGCGGCGTACGTCGCCACGGGCGAGCCGATGGACAAGGCGGGCGCGTACGGCATCCAGGGCTACGGTGCGACCATCGTCGAGCGCATCGACGGCGACTACTTCGCCGTCATGGGGCTGTCGCTCGTGCGCACCGTCGCCCTGCTGCGCGAGGTGGGGCTGCAGTACGAGTTCGGGCCGCTGCGGGTCGTCTAG